A genomic region of Pseudomonas sp. RSB 5.4 contains the following coding sequences:
- a CDS encoding zinc-binding alcohol dehydrogenase family protein: MKAIAYYASLPISDEKSLQDIELPEPVAGPRDLLVEVKAISVNPVDTKVRQNVAPENGAAKVLGWDVAGVVKAVGSEVTLFKAGDKVFYAGSIARAGGNSELHVVDERIVGHMPKSLGFAEAAALPLTAITAWELLFERLQIREGKTDEGQSLLIVGAAGGVGSILTQLARQLTGLKVIGTASRAQTRDWVTELGADLVIDHSQPLSEELKRAGIDHVTHVASLTQTEQHLDQLVEALAPQGKLALIDDPKSLDVSKLKRKSLSLHWEFMYTRSLFETPDMIEQHKLLNRVADLIDAGTLKTTVGEHFGTINAANLRRAHELLESGKAKGKIVLESF, from the coding sequence ATGAAAGCCATCGCCTATTACGCCTCCCTGCCGATCAGCGACGAAAAATCCCTGCAAGACATCGAACTGCCGGAGCCGGTCGCCGGGCCGCGCGACCTGCTGGTGGAAGTCAAAGCCATCTCGGTCAACCCGGTCGACACCAAGGTGCGGCAGAACGTGGCGCCGGAAAACGGCGCAGCAAAAGTGCTGGGCTGGGACGTCGCCGGTGTGGTCAAGGCCGTCGGCAGTGAAGTGACACTGTTCAAGGCCGGCGACAAAGTGTTTTACGCCGGCTCCATCGCCCGTGCCGGTGGCAACAGCGAGCTGCACGTGGTCGATGAGCGCATTGTTGGCCACATGCCGAAATCCCTCGGCTTCGCCGAAGCTGCTGCGCTGCCGCTGACCGCGATCACCGCGTGGGAGCTGCTGTTCGAACGCCTGCAGATCCGTGAGGGCAAGACCGATGAAGGTCAAAGCCTGCTGATCGTCGGCGCCGCTGGCGGCGTCGGTTCGATCCTCACCCAACTGGCCCGCCAGTTGACCGGGCTCAAGGTCATCGGCACCGCGTCCCGCGCACAGACTCGCGACTGGGTGACGGAGCTGGGCGCCGACCTGGTGATCGACCACAGCCAGCCGCTGAGCGAAGAACTGAAACGCGCCGGCATCGATCACGTGACCCACGTCGCCAGCCTGACCCAGACCGAGCAGCACCTCGATCAACTGGTCGAGGCGCTGGCACCGCAAGGCAAACTGGCGTTGATCGACGATCCGAAGTCGCTGGACGTGAGCAAGCTCAAGCGCAAGAGCCTGTCGCTGCACTGGGAGTTCATGTACACCCGCTCGCTGTTCGAAACACCGGACATGATCGAACAACACAAACTGCTCAACCGCGTGGCCGATCTGATTGATGCGGGAACGTTGAAGACTACGGTGGGCGAGCATTTCGGCACGATCAACGCGGCGAACCTGCGTCGCGCGCACGAGTTGCTGGAAAGTGGCAAAGCCAAGGGGAAAATTGTTTTAGAAAGTTTCTAA
- a CDS encoding 8-oxoguanine deaminase has translation MPATRTWLKNPLAIFTANALDARGGLVLQDGVIVEVLAAGQQPSAPCNEVFDAREHVILPGLINTHHHFYQTLTRAWAPVVNQPLFPWLKTLYPVWARLTPEKLALATKVALAELLLSGCTTAADHHYLFPDGLENAIDVQVETVRELGMRAMLTRGSMSLGEKDGGLPPQQTVQEGQVILDDSQRLIHEYHERGDGAQIQIALAPCSPFSVTPEIMSASAELANKLDVRLHTHLAETLDEEDFCLQRFGLRTVDYLDSVGWLGPRTWLAHGIHFNPDEIARLGQAGTGICHCPSSNMRLASGICPSIDLTDAGALFGLGVDGSASNDASNMILEARQALYIQRLRYGAEKITPERVLGWATKGSASLLGRTDIGELAVGKQADLALFKLDELRFSGSHDPISALLLCGADRADRVMIGGKWRVVDGQVEGLDLKGLIADHSQAARQLIAGT, from the coding sequence ATGCCTGCGACCCGTACCTGGTTAAAAAATCCCCTCGCCATTTTCACGGCCAACGCGCTCGATGCCCGTGGCGGTCTGGTGCTGCAAGACGGCGTGATCGTCGAAGTGCTCGCTGCCGGTCAGCAACCGTCCGCGCCATGCAATGAAGTGTTCGATGCCCGCGAGCATGTGATCCTGCCGGGCCTGATCAACACCCATCACCATTTCTATCAAACCCTGACTCGCGCCTGGGCGCCGGTGGTCAATCAGCCGTTGTTCCCGTGGCTGAAAACCCTGTACCCGGTGTGGGCGCGGCTGACCCCGGAAAAACTCGCCCTCGCGACGAAAGTGGCTTTGGCTGAATTGCTGCTGTCGGGTTGCACCACCGCCGCCGACCACCATTACCTGTTCCCGGACGGTCTGGAAAACGCCATCGACGTGCAAGTCGAAACCGTTCGCGAACTGGGCATGCGCGCCATGCTCACTCGCGGTTCGATGAGCCTCGGCGAGAAGGACGGCGGTCTGCCGCCGCAGCAGACGGTGCAGGAAGGTCAGGTGATTCTCGACGACAGTCAGCGCCTGATTCACGAGTACCACGAGCGCGGTGACGGCGCGCAAATCCAGATCGCCCTGGCACCGTGCTCGCCGTTCTCGGTGACCCCGGAAATCATGTCGGCCAGCGCCGAGCTGGCAAACAAACTCGACGTGCGCCTGCACACCCATCTGGCCGAAACCCTCGACGAAGAAGATTTCTGCCTGCAGCGCTTCGGCCTGCGCACCGTGGATTATCTGGACAGCGTCGGCTGGCTCGGCCCACGCACCTGGCTGGCTCACGGCATCCACTTCAACCCGGACGAAATCGCTCGCCTCGGCCAGGCCGGCACCGGTATCTGCCATTGCCCGAGTTCGAACATGCGTCTGGCCTCCGGCATCTGCCCTAGCATCGATCTGACCGATGCCGGTGCGCTGTTCGGTCTGGGCGTGGACGGCTCGGCCTCAAACGACGCGTCGAACATGATCCTCGAAGCGCGGCAGGCGCTGTACATCCAGCGTCTGCGTTACGGCGCCGAGAAGATCACCCCGGAGCGCGTGCTCGGCTGGGCGACCAAGGGCTCGGCGAGCCTGTTGGGCCGTACCGACATTGGTGAGCTGGCGGTGGGCAAGCAGGCGGATCTGGCGTTGTTCAAGCTGGATGAGCTGCGCTTCTCCGGTAGCCATGATCCGATTTCGGCGCTGCTGTTGTGCGGTGCCGATCGTGCGGATCGAGTGATGATTGGCGGCAAGTGGCGCGTCGTTGATGGCCAGGTTGAAGGGCTGGATCTGAAGGGCCTGATCGCTGATCACAGCCAGGCCGCTCGCCAGTTGATCGCCGGGACCTGA
- a CDS encoding MFS transporter, which produces MDTRNFSAAERLERLPLSGYHRVIFIIIALAFFFDSMDLAMMTFLLGSIKTDFGLSSAQAGLLASSSFFGMVLGASLSGLLADRFGRKPVFQWSIVLWGVASYLCSTAQTVESLTLFRILLGIGMGMEFPIAQSMLSELIPAQRRGRYIALMDGFWPLGFVAAGVLSYFLLPLIGWRDIFLVLAVPAVFVLAIRFFIPESPRWLEQAGRHEAADKVLGAIEARVRTSLGVATLPEPVRLPRTVTPPGNFFSALKQIWSPQYRQRTTMIWSLWFFALLGFYGLTSWLSALLQQSGFAVTQSVYYTVLISLGGIPGFLMAAWLVERWGRKPVCSVTLLGGGVMAFLYGQSAVFGGNVALLISSGLLMQFFLFGMWAVLYTYTPELYPTSARATGSGFASAIGRVGSLLGPFVTGLVFPVTGQGGVFALGALCFAIAAGVVWLFGMETRGRTLEELTETETTI; this is translated from the coding sequence ATGGATACGCGAAACTTCAGCGCGGCAGAACGTCTGGAACGGCTACCGCTCAGCGGTTATCACCGGGTCATTTTCATCATCATCGCCCTGGCGTTCTTTTTCGATTCCATGGACCTGGCCATGATGACGTTCCTGCTCGGCTCGATCAAAACCGACTTTGGCTTGAGCAGTGCGCAAGCGGGCCTGCTCGCCAGTTCGAGTTTTTTCGGCATGGTGCTGGGGGCGTCGCTGTCGGGCCTGCTCGCCGACCGCTTCGGGCGCAAGCCGGTGTTCCAGTGGAGCATCGTGCTGTGGGGCGTGGCCAGTTACCTGTGTTCGACCGCGCAAACGGTCGAGAGCCTGACGCTGTTCCGCATCCTGCTCGGAATCGGCATGGGCATGGAGTTTCCGATTGCGCAGTCGATGCTTTCGGAGCTGATCCCGGCGCAACGGCGCGGACGCTACATTGCATTGATGGACGGTTTCTGGCCGCTGGGTTTCGTTGCTGCCGGGGTGCTGTCGTACTTCTTGCTGCCGTTGATTGGCTGGCGCGACATCTTTCTGGTGTTGGCGGTGCCGGCGGTATTCGTGCTGGCGATCCGGTTCTTTATCCCCGAATCACCACGCTGGCTGGAGCAGGCCGGACGCCACGAAGCCGCGGATAAGGTTCTCGGCGCCATCGAGGCGCGCGTGCGTACGTCGCTCGGTGTCGCGACGCTGCCGGAGCCTGTGCGCCTGCCAAGGACAGTGACGCCGCCGGGCAACTTCTTCTCGGCGCTCAAGCAGATCTGGTCGCCACAATACCGCCAGCGCACGACGATGATCTGGAGCCTTTGGTTTTTCGCCTTGCTCGGGTTTTACGGGCTGACATCGTGGCTCAGTGCGTTGTTGCAACAGTCGGGTTTCGCCGTGACCCAGTCGGTGTATTACACCGTGCTGATATCGCTGGGCGGGATTCCCGGGTTTCTGATGGCGGCGTGGCTGGTGGAACGCTGGGGGCGCAAACCGGTGTGCAGCGTGACCTTGCTCGGCGGCGGGGTGATGGCGTTTCTCTACGGACAGAGCGCGGTGTTCGGCGGCAACGTTGCGCTGTTGATCAGCTCCGGGCTACTGATGCAGTTTTTCCTGTTCGGCATGTGGGCAGTGCTCTACACCTACACGCCGGAGTTGTACCCGACCTCGGCGCGCGCCACCGGCTCGGGTTTTGCCTCGGCGATTGGCCGCGTCGGCTCGTTGCTCGGGCCGTTTGTGACCGGGTTGGTGTTCCCGGTTACCGGGCAGGGTGGGGTGTTTGCGCTGGGGGCGCTGTGCTTTGCGATTGCGGCGGGGGTGGTGTGGCTGTTCGGGATGGAGACGCGGGGCAGGACATTGGAAGAGCTGACAGAGACCGAAACTACCATCTAA
- a CDS encoding calcium:proton antiporter, with amino-acid sequence MLTIFKQESFLLLAVIAACIAYPLEHWMLQSGQIVALISGMVLIAFIVAASMRVAHHAELLAEKVGDPYGTMILTLAAVLVEAVILAIMMSNEASATLVRDTIYSAVMLDINGILGLAALMGGLKHGEQSYNDDSARSYSVMILTAMGVSMVVPEFIPAANWKIYSAFTIGAMVVLYALFLRMQVGPHSYFFSYSYPDKRRKKAPVEDEPKPLSLTWSIGILVFGVVVIGALAEVMSKTLDLGLEGTGAPPVITAILVAAISAAPEILTALRAALANRMQSVVNIAMGASLSTVILTVPVMEAMALYTGQPFQMAMTPVQTVMIFITLIVSAINLNDGETNAIEGMTHFVLFATFIMLSLLGL; translated from the coding sequence ATGCTCACGATCTTCAAGCAAGAAAGCTTTCTATTGCTGGCAGTGATTGCCGCGTGCATCGCCTATCCGCTGGAACACTGGATGCTGCAAAGCGGACAGATCGTCGCGCTGATTTCTGGCATGGTGCTGATCGCCTTCATCGTCGCCGCGTCGATGCGCGTCGCCCATCATGCCGAACTGCTCGCGGAAAAAGTCGGCGACCCCTACGGCACGATGATCCTCACCCTCGCGGCGGTGCTGGTGGAAGCAGTGATCCTGGCGATCATGATGAGCAACGAGGCGTCCGCCACACTGGTGCGTGACACGATCTATTCGGCGGTGATGCTCGACATCAACGGCATCCTCGGCCTCGCCGCGTTGATGGGCGGGCTCAAGCACGGCGAGCAGTCGTACAACGATGATTCGGCGCGCAGCTACAGCGTGATGATCCTCACCGCGATGGGCGTGTCGATGGTGGTGCCGGAGTTTATTCCGGCGGCCAACTGGAAGATTTACTCGGCGTTCACCATCGGTGCGATGGTGGTGCTTTACGCGTTGTTCCTGCGCATGCAGGTCGGCCCGCACAGCTACTTTTTCAGCTACAGCTACCCGGACAAGCGCCGCAAGAAAGCACCGGTGGAGGATGAGCCGAAACCGCTGAGCCTGACCTGGTCGATCGGCATTCTGGTGTTCGGGGTGGTGGTGATCGGAGCACTGGCCGAAGTGATGTCCAAGACCCTCGATCTGGGCCTGGAAGGCACCGGCGCACCGCCAGTGATCACGGCGATTCTGGTGGCGGCGATTTCCGCGGCGCCGGAGATTCTGACAGCGTTGCGTGCCGCGTTGGCTAACCGCATGCAATCGGTGGTGAACATTGCGATGGGCGCGTCACTGTCGACGGTGATCCTCACCGTGCCGGTGATGGAAGCGATGGCGCTCTACACCGGTCAGCCGTTTCAGATGGCGATGACCCCGGTGCAGACGGTGATGATCTTCATCACGCTGATCGTCAGTGCGATCAACCTGAATGACGGCGAGACCAATGCGATCGAGGGCATGACGCACTTTGTGCTGTTTGCGACGTTCATCATGCTCTCCCTGCTGGGCCTTTAA
- a CDS encoding putative quinol monooxygenase: MSQAFTAIATLIAKPGQQDTLENALRALVEPSRAEEGCSQYDLHRDLADPLTFYVIEHWASEEILQAHNASAHFQNFQAAAGHCIEHFQLKRLGAIA, translated from the coding sequence ATGTCCCAAGCATTCACCGCCATCGCCACCCTGATCGCCAAACCCGGCCAGCAGGACACCCTCGAAAACGCCCTGCGCGCACTGGTTGAACCGAGCCGCGCCGAGGAGGGTTGCAGCCAGTACGACCTGCACCGCGACCTGGCCGATCCGCTGACTTTTTATGTGATCGAACATTGGGCCAGCGAGGAAATCCTCCAGGCGCACAACGCCAGCGCGCATTTCCAGAACTTCCAGGCCGCCGCCGGCCACTGCATCGAACACTTCCAATTGAAACGTCTGGGCGCCATCGCCTGA
- a CDS encoding 2-oxoglutarate and iron-dependent oxygenase domain-containing protein, with protein sequence MNSLPIIDISPLYTNDQNAWPAVGAKIDQACREWGFFYIKGHPITAQRIDSLLDHAQRFFALPAEEKLRIDITQTRHHRGYGAIATEQLDPDKPSDLKETFDMGLHLPANHPEVLAEKPLRGPNRHPPIAGWEALMEQHYLDMQALAQTLLRAMTIALDIERDFFDTRFHQPVSVLRMIHYPPRHTASSAEQQGAGAHTDYGCITLLYQDSAGGLQVKNVRGEWIDAPPIDGTFVVNLGDMMARWSNDRYRSTPHRVISPLGVDRYSMPFFAEPHPDTRIECLPGCQDAQHPAKYPTTTCAEFLLSRFADTYAYRREPQAV encoded by the coding sequence ATGAACAGTCTTCCGATCATCGACATCTCACCGCTTTACACCAACGACCAAAACGCCTGGCCCGCCGTCGGCGCGAAGATCGACCAAGCCTGCCGCGAATGGGGCTTTTTCTACATCAAGGGCCACCCGATTACCGCGCAACGCATCGACTCGCTGCTCGACCACGCCCAGCGCTTTTTTGCGCTACCGGCAGAAGAAAAACTCCGGATCGATATCACCCAGACCCGCCACCATCGCGGCTACGGTGCGATCGCCACCGAACAGCTCGACCCGGACAAACCCAGCGACCTCAAAGAAACCTTCGACATGGGCTTGCACCTGCCGGCGAACCATCCCGAAGTGCTCGCGGAAAAACCCTTGCGCGGGCCCAATCGTCATCCGCCAATCGCCGGTTGGGAAGCGCTGATGGAGCAGCACTACCTCGACATGCAGGCGCTCGCGCAAACCCTGCTGCGCGCAATGACCATCGCGCTGGACATCGAACGCGACTTCTTCGACACCCGCTTCCATCAGCCGGTCAGTGTGCTGCGGATGATCCACTATCCGCCGCGCCACACTGCCAGCAGCGCCGAGCAGCAAGGCGCCGGAGCGCACACCGATTATGGCTGCATCACCCTGCTCTATCAGGACAGCGCTGGCGGCCTGCAGGTCAAGAACGTGCGAGGCGAATGGATCGACGCGCCGCCCATAGACGGCACCTTCGTGGTCAACCTCGGCGACATGATGGCGCGCTGGAGCAACGACCGTTATCGCTCGACGCCGCACCGGGTCATCAGTCCGCTGGGAGTGGATCGCTATTCGATGCCGTTCTTCGCCGAGCCGCATCCGGACACCCGTATCGAATGCCTGCCCGGTTGCCAGGACGCACAGCATCCGGCGAAATATCCGACCACCACCTGCGCCGAATTCCTGCTGTCGCGCTTCGCCGATACCTACGCCTATCGTCGCGAGCCGCAAGCAGTGTGA
- a CDS encoding adenosine deaminase, with product MYDWLNALPKAELHLHLEGSLEPELLFALAERNKIALPWSDVETLRKAYAFNNLQEFLDLYYQGADVLRTSQDFYDLTWAYLLRCKAQNVIHTEPFFDPQTHTDRGIPFEVVLNGIAAALKDGEQQLGITSGLILSFLRHLSEDEAQKTLDQALPFRDAFVAVGLDSSEMGHPPSKFQRVFDRARHEGFLTVAHAGEEGPPEYIWEAIDLLKIQRIDHGVRAIEDERLMQRIIDEQIPLTVCPLSNTKLCVFDHMSQHNILDMLERGVKVTVNSDDPAYFGGYVTENFHALHEHLGMTQDQAKRLAQNSLDARLVKP from the coding sequence ATGTACGATTGGCTCAACGCCCTGCCCAAGGCCGAACTGCACCTGCACCTGGAAGGCTCGCTGGAGCCTGAGTTGCTGTTCGCCCTGGCCGAACGCAACAAGATCGCACTGCCGTGGAGCGATGTCGAAACCCTGCGCAAGGCTTACGCCTTCAACAACCTGCAGGAATTTCTCGACCTGTATTACCAGGGCGCCGACGTGCTGCGCACCTCGCAGGACTTCTACGACCTGACCTGGGCCTACCTGCTGCGCTGCAAAGCGCAGAACGTGATTCACACCGAACCGTTCTTCGACCCGCAGACCCACACCGACCGTGGCATCCCGTTCGAAGTGGTGCTCAACGGCATCGCCGCGGCACTCAAGGATGGCGAGCAGCAACTGGGCATCACCAGCGGTTTGATCCTGAGCTTCCTGCGCCACCTGAGCGAAGACGAAGCACAGAAAACCCTTGATCAAGCGCTGCCGTTCCGTGATGCGTTTGTCGCCGTCGGCCTCGACAGCTCCGAGATGGGTCACCCGCCAAGCAAGTTCCAGCGTGTGTTCGACCGCGCCCGCCACGAAGGCTTCCTGACCGTCGCCCATGCCGGTGAAGAAGGCCCGCCGGAGTACATCTGGGAGGCTATCGACCTGCTGAAAATCCAGCGCATTGACCATGGCGTACGCGCCATCGAAGACGAGCGCCTGATGCAGCGGATCATCGACGAGCAGATCCCGCTGACCGTGTGCCCACTGTCGAACACCAAGCTCTGCGTGTTCGATCATATGTCGCAGCACAACATCCTCGACATGCTCGAGCGTGGGGTTAAGGTCACCGTCAACTCGGATGACCCGGCGTACTTCGGCGGCTACGTCACCGAGAACTTCCATGCGCTGCATGAGCACTTGGGCATGACCCAGGATCAGGCCAAGCGCCTGGCGCAGAACAGCCTGGATGCGCGCCTGGTAAAACCATAA
- a CDS encoding LysR family transcriptional regulator yields the protein MLRFDDLQLFVRAADLGSLSAAARVMDMSAAVASAALKRIEQQLGVRLLARSTRSLRLTAEGEGFLEYARAALSSLDEGRRFLSSAQDQVSGILQLSAPSDFGRNLLLPWLDEFQREHPKLTVRLLLGDRIADLFRQPVDIALRYGEPEDSSLVALPIAPDNRRVLCASPAYLARHGEPRQLEQLAQHNCLLYMLGSRVHDHWSFHDGKREVGLTVSGDRFSDDADVVRLWAVAGAGIAYKSWLDVGADVLAGRLKVLLPELLCERAPLNLLCAHRAQLSKPVNLLREMLASRCAELSSQFPHFPKVDH from the coding sequence ATGCTGCGTTTCGACGATTTGCAGTTGTTCGTTCGCGCCGCGGATCTGGGCAGCCTGTCTGCGGCGGCGCGGGTGATGGACATGTCTGCCGCTGTGGCCAGCGCCGCGCTCAAACGTATCGAACAGCAACTGGGTGTGCGTCTGCTGGCGCGCTCGACCCGCAGCCTGCGCCTGACTGCCGAGGGCGAAGGCTTTCTCGAATATGCCCGGGCCGCGTTGAGTTCGCTGGACGAAGGCCGGCGTTTTCTCTCCAGCGCGCAGGATCAGGTCAGCGGCATCCTGCAGTTGTCGGCGCCTTCGGATTTCGGCCGCAATCTGTTGTTGCCATGGCTCGACGAGTTTCAGCGCGAGCATCCGAAACTGACCGTGCGCCTGCTGCTCGGTGACCGCATCGCCGACCTGTTCCGCCAGCCGGTGGACATCGCCTTGCGTTATGGCGAACCGGAGGACTCGAGTCTGGTCGCCTTACCCATCGCCCCGGACAATCGCCGCGTGCTTTGCGCATCTCCAGCGTACCTGGCGCGCCACGGTGAGCCGCGTCAGCTCGAACAACTGGCGCAGCACAATTGCCTGCTGTACATGCTCGGCAGTCGCGTGCACGACCATTGGAGTTTTCATGACGGCAAACGTGAAGTAGGCCTGACGGTCAGTGGCGATCGCTTCAGCGATGACGCCGACGTCGTGCGGTTGTGGGCGGTGGCGGGGGCAGGAATCGCCTACAAGTCGTGGCTCGATGTCGGCGCGGATGTCCTCGCCGGACGCCTCAAAGTGTTGCTGCCGGAATTGCTCTGCGAGCGTGCTCCGCTGAATCTGTTGTGCGCCCATCGCGCACAATTGAGTAAGCCGGTGAACCTTTTGAGGGAAATGCTCGCCAGCCGATGCGCCGAATTGAGTAGTCAATTTCCCCATTTCCCGAAAGTTGATCATTAG
- a CDS encoding BMP family ABC transporter substrate-binding protein, with product MQIRPLHKLLCAAIGLGISLSASAADPLKVGFVYIGPIGDHGWTYQHEQGRKALAEKFGAQITTNYVENVAEGADAERVIRNMAKDNYDLIFTTSFGYMNPTLKVAKQFPKVTFEHATGYKQDKNLGTYLARTYEGRYVGGFLAAKMTKTRKIGYVASFPIPEVIRDINAIQLALNKYNPGTEIKVVWVNSWFDPGKEADAANALIDQGVDVVFQHTDSPAPIQAAERRGVYAVGYASDMAHFGPKAVLTSIVNDWAPHYIQATQSVIDHSWKSQDYWGGLKEGTVELPISDLVPAPVKAEAEQIIADIKSGTLQPFTGPIKDQAGVEKIPAGVSASNAELASMNYYVEGMKAEMPK from the coding sequence ATGCAAATACGTCCGCTGCACAAACTGCTGTGCGCCGCCATCGGTCTGGGGATCAGCCTGAGCGCCAGCGCTGCCGATCCGCTGAAGGTCGGTTTCGTCTACATCGGCCCGATCGGCGACCACGGCTGGACGTATCAGCATGAGCAGGGGCGCAAGGCGCTGGCGGAGAAATTCGGCGCGCAGATCACCACCAATTACGTCGAGAACGTGGCCGAGGGCGCCGACGCCGAGCGGGTGATCCGCAACATGGCCAAGGACAACTACGACCTGATCTTCACCACCTCCTTCGGCTACATGAACCCGACGCTGAAAGTCGCCAAACAATTTCCCAAGGTGACCTTCGAACACGCCACCGGCTACAAGCAGGACAAGAACCTCGGCACCTATCTGGCGCGCACCTACGAGGGTCGTTATGTCGGCGGTTTTCTCGCGGCGAAGATGACCAAGACCAGGAAAATCGGCTACGTCGCTTCGTTCCCGATTCCGGAAGTGATCCGCGACATCAACGCCATCCAGCTGGCGCTGAACAAGTACAACCCTGGCACCGAGATCAAGGTGGTGTGGGTCAACTCGTGGTTCGACCCGGGCAAGGAAGCCGATGCCGCCAACGCGCTGATCGATCAGGGTGTGGACGTGGTGTTCCAGCACACCGACAGCCCGGCGCCGATCCAGGCCGCCGAACGGCGTGGCGTGTACGCCGTGGGTTACGCCTCGGACATGGCGCACTTCGGCCCGAAAGCGGTGCTGACCTCGATCGTCAACGACTGGGCGCCGCACTACATTCAAGCCACGCAAAGCGTGATCGACCACAGCTGGAAATCCCAGGATTACTGGGGCGGGTTGAAGGAAGGCACGGTTGAACTGCCGATCAGCGACCTGGTACCGGCGCCGGTGAAAGCCGAGGCCGAGCAGATCATTGCCGACATCAAGAGCGGTACGCTGCAACCGTTCACCGGGCCGATCAAGGATCAGGCCGGGGTCGAGAAAATCCCGGCCGGAGTGAGCGCGAGCAATGCGGAGCTGGCGTCGATGAACTATTACGTGGAAGGGATGAAGGCCGAGATGCCGAAGTAA
- a CDS encoding helix-turn-helix transcriptional regulator has product MEHAPCISQIATLLADPKRSAMMWALMDGSARQTEELALLAGLSPSSASAHLGRLSGGGLLKVEVRGRKRFFRLAAPEIAAAIEALASATIASAPRDIPHVFKRSTPSANPQTAPSSLLRARFCDDHLGGTLAADLYQRLLDAGWLEQIEQRVVVTLKGSTQLANRGVFIQALAHRKAQVACACPDWSERRPHLGGSLGAAVLQLFMQSGWLALPKDSRALQVTPAGQREIHRFAKETELELA; this is encoded by the coding sequence ATGGAACATGCACCTTGCATCAGCCAGATCGCCACGCTGCTGGCCGACCCCAAGCGCAGTGCGATGATGTGGGCGTTGATGGATGGCTCGGCCCGCCAGACCGAAGAGCTGGCGCTGCTGGCAGGGTTGTCGCCATCCTCGGCCAGTGCGCATCTGGGGCGTTTGTCCGGCGGGGGCCTGTTGAAGGTCGAGGTCCGTGGACGCAAGCGCTTTTTCCGCCTGGCTGCCCCGGAAATCGCGGCGGCCATCGAAGCTCTGGCCAGCGCCACGATCGCCAGTGCACCGCGGGACATTCCTCACGTATTCAAACGCTCGACGCCGAGCGCCAATCCCCAGACCGCGCCGTCTTCGCTGCTGCGTGCGCGCTTTTGCGATGACCATTTGGGGGGCACACTGGCCGCCGATCTGTATCAGCGTCTGCTCGATGCCGGCTGGCTCGAACAGATCGAGCAGCGGGTCGTGGTGACGCTCAAAGGCTCGACGCAACTGGCCAACCGCGGGGTGTTCATTCAGGCCCTCGCCCATCGCAAGGCCCAGGTGGCGTGCGCGTGTCCCGACTGGAGCGAACGGCGCCCGCACCTGGGCGGCTCACTCGGCGCGGCGGTGCTGCAACTGTTCATGCAGTCCGGCTGGCTGGCGCTGCCCAAGGATTCCCGCGCGTTGCAGGTGACCCCGGCCGGGCAACGTGAGATCCACCGTTTCGCCAAGGAAACCGAGCTGGAATTGGCGTAA
- a CDS encoding SDR family oxidoreductase, whose amino-acid sequence MSQAKNALIIGASRGLGLGLVKTLLADGWQVTATVRNPQKAEALQALGNVRIEKLDMDDQQAVIALSQQLKGETFDLLFVNAGVKGPEVQTPGGATLAEVGQLFFTNAVAPINLAQRFVGQIRDGSGVLAFMSSGLGSVTVPDAPELALYKASKAALNSMTNSFVTQLGGQKLTVLSLHPGWVKTDMGGEGADLDVETSTRGLIDQVNAYTGKGGHHFINYKGETIPW is encoded by the coding sequence ATGTCCCAGGCAAAAAACGCACTGATCATCGGCGCCTCCCGTGGCTTGGGCCTCGGGCTGGTGAAAACCCTGCTGGCCGACGGCTGGCAGGTGACCGCCACCGTGCGCAATCCGCAAAAGGCAGAGGCGCTGCAAGCGCTGGGTAACGTGCGGATCGAGAAACTCGACATGGACGACCAGCAAGCAGTGATCGCCCTGAGCCAACAGCTCAAGGGCGAGACCTTCGACCTGCTGTTCGTCAACGCCGGGGTCAAAGGTCCGGAGGTGCAAACCCCGGGCGGCGCGACACTGGCCGAAGTTGGCCAGCTGTTTTTCACCAACGCCGTGGCGCCGATCAACCTCGCGCAGCGCTTCGTCGGACAGATCCGCGACGGCAGCGGCGTGCTGGCGTTCATGAGTTCCGGCCTGGGCAGCGTCACCGTACCGGACGCCCCGGAGCTGGCGCTGTACAAGGCGAGCAAGGCAGCGCTGAATTCGATGACCAACAGTTTCGTCACCCAGTTGGGCGGGCAGAAGCTTACCGTGCTGTCGTTGCATCCGGGCTGGGTGAAGACGGATATGGGCGGCGAAGGGGCTGACCTGGATGTGGAGACCAGCACTCGCGGGCTGATTGATCAGGTGAATGCGTATACCGGCAAGGGCGGGCATCACTTCATCAACTACAAGGGTGAAACCATTCCCTGGTAA